In Devosia chinhatensis, the following are encoded in one genomic region:
- the plsY gene encoding glycerol-3-phosphate 1-O-acyltransferase PlsY, with amino-acid sequence MPVEFLSLLLALVLGYLSGSIPFGLILTRAAGLGDIRKIGSGNIGATNVLRTGNRKVAAATLVLDALKAVVPILLARYFWGEDAARLAALGAFLGHCFPVWLGFKGGKGVAVMIGSLLALAWPVGLIFCAVWLLIAFARKMSSLAALTAAATAPIFAYVLGSERLAIVVLGLALLLFFQHRENIARLLKGTEPTIGGSKKAG; translated from the coding sequence ATGCCCGTCGAGTTCCTGTCGCTCCTGCTTGCCCTGGTGCTGGGCTACCTATCCGGCTCCATTCCGTTCGGCCTTATTCTCACCCGCGCCGCCGGCCTGGGGGATATCCGCAAGATCGGCTCGGGCAATATCGGCGCCACCAATGTCCTGCGCACCGGCAATCGCAAGGTTGCCGCCGCCACTCTTGTGCTCGATGCGCTCAAGGCCGTGGTGCCTATCCTTCTGGCCCGCTATTTCTGGGGCGAGGATGCGGCCCGCCTGGCGGCGCTCGGCGCTTTTCTCGGCCATTGTTTCCCCGTCTGGCTCGGCTTCAAGGGCGGCAAGGGTGTGGCAGTGATGATCGGTTCGCTCCTCGCCCTGGCCTGGCCCGTGGGGCTCATCTTCTGCGCGGTGTGGCTGCTCATCGCCTTTGCCCGCAAGATGTCCTCGCTGGCTGCCCTTACCGCTGCGGCCACGGCCCCGATCTTTGCCTATGTGCTGGGCAGCGAGCGCCTCGCGATCGTTGTGCTGGGTCTGGCTCTGCTGCTCTTTTTCCAGCACCGTGAAAACATTGCCCGCCTGCTCAAGGGCACCGAGCCGACCATCGGCGGCAGCAAGAAGGCCGGGTGA
- the dprA gene encoding DNA-processing protein DprA: protein MPGRGTTTLTPAQRLAWLRLVRTDNVGPVTFRQLLNRFGSAEEAIAALPDLSKRAGRPLNVISQARAEDEIAGLSRYGARLVAQGEPDYPSHLNYISGAPPLITMAGGERLDWQRSIGIVGARTASSAGVKMTRILATDLGAKGYVVVSGLARGIDTAAHRAALETGTIAVLAGGFDRIYPDENIPLAHDILDNGGALLTEMPLGWEPRARDFPRRNRLVSGLSLGIVVVEAAKRSGSLITARLALEQNREVFAVPGSPLDPRAEGGNALIQQGARLITCAEDIIEGLGNADPSRTALFDPEWRPPEALMADAAPLAETDKARVLEALSTTPVEVDELLAQTGIAPTAMQIVLLELDLAGQIEWSSGQLVGLRHT, encoded by the coding sequence ATGCCGGGGCGGGGGACCACGACACTCACGCCCGCCCAGCGCCTCGCCTGGTTGCGGCTGGTCCGCACCGACAATGTCGGCCCGGTCACCTTCCGCCAATTGCTCAACCGTTTCGGCTCGGCCGAAGAAGCGATCGCCGCCTTGCCCGATCTCAGCAAGCGCGCTGGCCGCCCGCTCAACGTCATCAGTCAGGCCCGCGCCGAGGATGAGATTGCCGGCCTGTCGCGCTATGGCGCGCGCCTCGTGGCCCAAGGCGAGCCCGATTACCCCTCCCATCTCAATTACATTTCCGGGGCGCCACCGCTGATCACCATGGCCGGTGGCGAAAGGCTCGACTGGCAGCGCAGCATCGGCATCGTGGGCGCACGCACCGCCTCTTCGGCCGGGGTCAAGATGACGCGCATCCTCGCCACCGACCTGGGCGCCAAGGGATACGTCGTCGTCTCGGGTCTCGCGCGGGGCATCGATACCGCCGCCCATCGCGCCGCGCTCGAAACCGGCACCATCGCGGTTCTGGCCGGGGGCTTCGACCGCATCTATCCCGACGAGAACATCCCGCTGGCCCATGACATCCTCGACAATGGCGGCGCGCTACTCACCGAAATGCCTCTCGGCTGGGAGCCGCGCGCCAGGGATTTCCCGAGGCGTAACCGGCTGGTTTCAGGTCTGTCCCTGGGGATCGTCGTCGTCGAGGCCGCCAAAAGGTCGGGTTCGCTCATCACCGCGCGCCTGGCGCTCGAGCAGAACCGCGAGGTCTTCGCCGTGCCCGGCTCGCCTTTGGACCCGCGCGCCGAGGGAGGCAATGCGCTCATCCAGCAGGGCGCGCGCCTCATCACCTGCGCCGAGGACATCATCGAGGGCCTGGGCAATGCCGATCCGTCGCGCACCGCCCTGTTCGATCCAGAATGGCGTCCGCCCGAGGCGTTGATGGCCGATGCTGCCCCCCTGGCCGAGACCGACAAGGCTCGGGTTCTCGAAGCCCTGTCCACGACCCCTGTGGAAGTCGATGAACTCCTGGCCCAGACCGGGATTGCCCCGACCGCCATGCAGATCGTTCTGCTCGAACTCGACCTTGCCGGCCAGATCGAATGGTCCAGCGGTCAGCTGGTCGGATTGCGTCACACCTAG
- the murB gene encoding UDP-N-acetylmuramate dehydrogenase has translation MTHLPVSLIPDFDLSARNTLALRAQSRFAVEISDAGMLAGLFETASNMGLPVRVLGGGSNVVLAPQFDGITALISTKGKRIVSTDDEATLIEAAAGESWHDLVAWTVENGLGGIENLALIPGTVGAAPVQNIGAYGAELADCFAELTAYDCRTGADRLFDGKDCAFAYRDSVFKHEPDRFVVTTVRLCLPKAWKPNLNFAGLSDLAGGELTPKSVMERVIALRTSKLPDWRVHPNAGSFFQNPIVTLDAAQRVLAETPTAPNYPQADGRTKLSAGWLIEQSGLKGFRMGPVGMSDRHALVVVNHGGGQQADVAALAAYVKDSVRARFGVSLHEEPVFL, from the coding sequence ATGACCCACCTGCCCGTATCGCTGATTCCCGATTTCGATCTTTCCGCCCGCAACACGTTGGCATTGCGGGCGCAATCGCGCTTTGCCGTCGAGATCAGCGACGCGGGCATGCTGGCCGGCCTGTTCGAGACCGCGAGCAACATGGGATTGCCTGTTCGGGTCCTCGGCGGGGGCAGCAATGTGGTGCTGGCCCCCCAGTTCGACGGCATCACGGCACTGATCTCGACCAAGGGCAAGCGCATCGTCAGCACCGATGACGAGGCGACGCTCATCGAAGCTGCGGCCGGCGAGAGCTGGCACGACCTCGTGGCCTGGACGGTGGAGAACGGTCTTGGCGGGATCGAGAACCTGGCCCTGATCCCCGGCACGGTCGGTGCTGCGCCAGTGCAGAATATCGGTGCCTACGGAGCCGAGCTGGCCGATTGTTTTGCGGAGCTGACGGCATATGATTGCCGGACCGGGGCGGACCGTCTCTTCGACGGCAAGGATTGTGCCTTTGCCTATCGCGACAGCGTCTTCAAGCATGAGCCGGATCGCTTCGTGGTCACGACCGTCCGTCTGTGCCTGCCCAAGGCGTGGAAGCCCAACCTCAATTTTGCGGGGCTATCCGACCTTGCCGGCGGTGAGCTGACACCAAAGTCCGTCATGGAGCGGGTGATTGCCTTGCGCACGAGCAAGCTGCCGGACTGGCGCGTTCATCCCAATGCCGGATCGTTCTTCCAGAACCCGATCGTGACACTGGATGCGGCGCAACGCGTACTGGCCGAAACGCCGACCGCGCCCAATTATCCGCAGGCCGACGGCCGCACGAAACTCTCTGCCGGCTGGCTGATCGAACAGAGCGGGCTCAAGGGTTTTCGTATGGGACCGGTGGGCATGTCGGATCGGCACGCTCTCGTGGTAGTCAATCATGGGGGTGGCCAGCAGGCCGACGTGGCGGCGCTGGCCGCGTATGTGAAAGACAGCGTGCGCGCCCGGTTCGGCGTCAGCCTGCACGAAGAGCCGGTCTTTCTCTAG
- a CDS encoding aldo/keto reductase → MDYRKLGNSGAVVSNLCLGTMTFGDEADEATSFVLMDQYVEAGGNFLDTADVYSAGLSEEIVGRWLKGKKLRDLVIATKGRFPMGQGPNHLGLSRKHLGEALDASLQRLGVEQIDLYQMHAWDALTPLEETLRFLDDAVRSGKIAYYGFSNFLGWHITKAVWMARAQGYAAPVTLQPQYNLLVRDIEHEVVPACEDAGMGLLPWSPLGGGWLSGKYKRDQMPEGATRLGENPKRGMEAYEGRNAQERTWAIIGAVEDIAKAQDVTMAQVALAWTAARPAVTSVILGARTAEQLKDNLGAADLVLSEADMERLNAVSAPQMADYPYGTGGIGQRNRKIEGGR, encoded by the coding sequence ATGGACTATCGCAAGCTCGGCAATTCCGGCGCTGTCGTTTCCAATCTGTGCCTGGGCACGATGACGTTCGGCGACGAGGCCGATGAGGCCACGTCCTTTGTGCTGATGGACCAATATGTCGAAGCGGGTGGCAATTTCCTCGATACGGCGGACGTCTATTCGGCGGGCCTTTCGGAGGAGATCGTCGGGCGCTGGCTCAAGGGCAAGAAATTGCGGGATCTGGTGATCGCCACCAAGGGACGTTTTCCCATGGGCCAGGGCCCCAATCACCTAGGGCTGTCGCGCAAGCATCTCGGCGAGGCGCTGGACGCGTCACTGCAGCGGCTGGGCGTCGAGCAGATCGACCTCTACCAGATGCATGCCTGGGACGCGCTGACCCCGCTGGAAGAAACCCTGCGGTTTCTCGACGACGCGGTGCGCTCCGGCAAGATCGCCTATTACGGGTTCTCCAATTTTCTCGGCTGGCATATCACCAAGGCCGTCTGGATGGCTCGTGCGCAGGGCTATGCCGCGCCGGTGACGCTGCAGCCGCAATATAATCTGCTGGTGCGCGACATCGAGCACGAAGTCGTGCCGGCCTGCGAGGATGCGGGAATGGGCCTCCTGCCCTGGTCGCCGCTGGGTGGCGGCTGGCTCTCGGGCAAATACAAGCGCGACCAGATGCCCGAAGGCGCGACCCGCCTGGGCGAGAACCCCAAGCGCGGCATGGAAGCCTATGAAGGGCGCAACGCGCAGGAGCGGACCTGGGCGATCATCGGGGCCGTGGAGGACATTGCCAAGGCACAGGACGTGACCATGGCGCAGGTGGCGCTGGCCTGGACGGCGGCACGGCCGGCAGTGACCTCGGTGATCCTGGGCGCGCGAACTGCCGAGCAGCTCAAGGACAATCTCGGCGCCGCCGATCTGGTGCTGAGCGAGGCTGACATGGAGCGGCTCAACGCGGTCAGTGCGCCGCAAATGGCGGACTACCCCTATGGCACCGGTGGCATCGGGCAGCGCAATCGCAAGATCGAAGGCGGGCGCTGA